The Solanum lycopersicum chromosome 8, SLM_r2.1 DNA segment TTTTTCGAGGACGAAGACGctggttacatctagggggtgctccccggtcatgacaaacttggaaTCTGAGAATGAGTTTGAGTAATCTTAGGATTGAAGTCTCACTAACCATGTCTACATAGAGCCTTGTTAATAATTGTGAAGCATATCACACTTATGAATAAGAgtctatgtgatgcttaggaaattctcatcttcTTGGTATAGCTATGGTGCCTCAAGAGTCTTAACTCTATGTGTTCTTTTCTTCTAACccatttgttgttgttataggGTATGACTACTAGAAGGGCAAACACAATAAGATTTGAAGAGGAGATTGCtaatgcgggagctcctcccAAAGGCAACCAAGCTCCTCTCTAAGGCAACCAAGCTCCTCCACAAGGCAACCAGGCTCCTCCTCAAGGACAAGATCATCAAGGTGACCAAGCTCTGATTAATCCTTAGACTATGATGGATGAATAAATAAGGTTGGCTTTCCTAAGTCTGGCTCAAGCCATGACTACTCAAGCCCAATCCATAACAACTCAAGTTCAAGCTATGACGGCTCAAGCAAACCGGGAAGTTGCACCCTGTGTGAACCAAAATATTAGCACCATGGCTTCTTACTTGAGAGATTTCACTAGGATAAACCCTCTCATGTTATTTGGTTCTAAGGTGAATGAAGACCCCCCAAGACTTTCTTGATGAGGTCTATATCTTGTATGCTATGGGGGTGAGTTCAAATGAGAAGGTCGAGCTAGTCGCTTATCAACTCAAGCatgtggctcaaacttggtatactcaatggagggacaataggaCTTTGAGAGCGGGTCCCATAAGTTGGGAAGTCTTTAGGAGGGCATTTCTTGATAGTTTCTTCCCAAAGgagaaaagagaggaaaaagCGGAAGAATTAATCAACCTTCGTCAAAGAGGTATGAGTGTGCtagaatactctttgaaattcattaacttGTTTGAATATGCCTCTTCTTTCGTGTccaatcctagagatgaaatgaatCATTTTGTGTCAGGTGTGTTCAATGATATTGTGGAAGAGTGTTGTTCGGTGATGATTCATGACAACATGGACATTTCTCGTTTGATGGTAcatgctcaacaagttgagGAGAGTAGGCTTAAGAGGAAAATAGGGATGCGAAGAGCAAGGTCCTATAAGGGAGGTACTTATAAGGGTAAGTTGGACATTCAATACAAGCCTAATTTCAAGAAGATATTCACCAATAAAGTTCCTTCTAATTTCCCCAAGGCTTGTAATGATAGTTTCTAGCCCTAGATCCCCAAGGGGAAGAGGTGGTGATTCACCAAGTGAGAAACCTACTTGTGTCAAATATGGTAAGAAACAGATGGGTGAATGTATAGTTGGGACGGATTATTCTtttggttgtggaaagagtAGTCATAAGGTGACAGATTGTCATCTAGTAAGGGGTCAAGGAAAGGGGAGTAATCAAGCACAAGCATGCGGTCCTAGCTCCAATGCTCCTAAGAAAAAGCGCTTCTATGCTCTCTGATCTAGGGGTGATCAAAAGTATTCTCCCGATGTTGTCACTGGTATGTTACACGTGTTTTTTTgttaatgtttatgctttactatATCCCAATGCCactttatcatttgtaactcctttagtgGTCATGAAGTTTGATGTATTACCTGATATCTTAATTGAACCTTTTTCGGTTACTACCCCAGTGGGAGACTCCGTTGCTTTCTAAAAGAGTTTTAGGAGTTTCCCCATACTAATGTCTAATAGAGTTACATTGGTcgatttggtagaacttgatatgttggactttgatgtcatattgggaTGTGTTTGTTACAtttttgttttgcttttattgattgtagaacaagggtagttAATTTccaatttcctaatgaacccgtcttagaatggaaggggggAAAACTCAATCCAAAGAGGTCGAATCATTTCATGTATAAAATCTTGTAAGATGATTTCCAAGGGATGTCACTGTCATGTAGTAAGGGTCAAAGATATTGAATCTGAGACTCTTTCTTTAGATTCGATCCCCGTAGTGAAGGATTTTCCAGAAGTCTATCTCAATGACTTACCTAGAattcctcccgaatgggaaatAGATTTTGGCATACATTTGTTACCGAATACGAAACCcatatcaattcctccttatcagatGGCTCCGGtcgagttgaaagaattgaaggctCAACTTAAGGATTTGCTTGAAAAGGATTTTATACAACCAAGCATTTTCCATAGGCGCTTcagtattatttgtgaaaaataaagatgggtATCTTATAATGTGAACTGACTCTCgacaattgaacaaggtcaccATAAAGAATAGTTATCCTCTCCAtaggattgatgatttgtttgatcaactccaaggactgaattacttttcaaaattgatttgaggtcgggatatcaccaacttagggtaaTAGGTGAAGATATTCCTAAAATGGCTCTccgaactaggtatggtcattatgagttcctattTATGTATTTTGGTCTACTAATGCCCCGGTAGCTTTTATGGACCCTATGAATCGTGTGTTCCAAAATTAtcttgattcttttgtaattGTCTTCATTTATGATATCATGGTATATTCTAAGAGTAAGGACGAgcatatgggtcatttgaggtTATATCAAGTTCTTAAGGAACATCTACTCTTTTCTAAATATaataagtgtgaattttggttgagatcgGTTGTTTTCCTTAGTCACATTGATTCAAGAGGGTATAAAGGTCGATTCGAAGAAAACAGAAGCGGTAAAGAATTTACCTAGACCTTTGACTCAAACCGATATTCgaagtttcttaggtttagTCGGGTATTTTAGGAGATTTGTCAATATGTTTGCATCTATCGCTTCTCCTTTGATAACCTTAACCTAAAAAAAGTcaagtttgagtggtcggaagCTTGTGAAAGAGACttccaaaatttgaaagataagcttacctccgctctgatgttgaccttaccggagcGTTCCAAAAGGTTTATAGTGTAATTTGACGCTTCTCCAGTAGGTTTAGGTTACGTACTCATGCAgcatggtaaggtgatagcacacgcctctagacaactcaaggtgcatTAGAAGAAATTATCCaaaactcatgaccttgaattagcggtcgtagtgtttgctttgaaaatatggaggcattacctATATGGTTTACATGTGGATGTATTTACCcaccacaagagtcttcaatatgttttcactcaaaaggagttgaatctccgacaaataATGTGGGTAAAAcatttgaaagattatgacatcaATGTCCTAAACCATCCTGGAAAAGCAAATATTGTTGTGGATGCTTTGAGTCGAATGACTATGAATAGTATGGCTCATGTTGAAGAAGGTAATAAAGatctagtgaaagatgttcatagattGGTCCGGTTGGGTGTTTGtttagaagattctccaaaagtgggTTTCATGGTTCATGATAATTCCGAGTCGTCTTTAGTGTTTcaggtgaagtctaagcaacattTCAATCCTTagttgatggagttgaaggaatcagtTCTTAGCAAGCTCAATGAGTCCCAAGGGGGGATGGGGTACTgaggtaccaaggtagattgtgtgtaccggATGTTGATGACTTAAAAAGACAAATTTTagaagaagctcatggttcAATATTCCATTCATTCGGATGCCACTAAAATATATCGTGATCTtcaagaggtatattggtgggatggtttgaagagggatatagcagagtTTGTGGCTAAATGTCCTGATTGCCTATATGCCAAGACCAAACATCGAAGACCAAAAGGGTTAACTCAAGTGATGGATGTTCCTACTTAGAAGTGGGAAGATATCAACATGGACTTCATTGTAGGTATGCCCGTAAACGAAGGAAaaatgattccatatgggttattTTTGATAGATTACGAAATGTTTACACTTTCTCCCCGTCAAATCTACCTATTCAGCGGAGGAATATGCTAGGTTATACCTTAATGAGACTGTGAATTTGCATGAgattcctttgtccatcatcTTGGATAGGGGATCACTTCTCGTTTTTGGAGGTCTTTACAATAGGGGctaggtactcaagtgaaacttggtacaacttttcatcctcaaatggatggCCAAGTGGAACGCACCATCCAAATCATATAAGATATATTGAGTGCTTGTgtcattgacttcaagggtaattgggacGATCACCTACTGTTGATAGAGTTTTCC contains these protein-coding regions:
- the LOC138337875 gene encoding uncharacterized protein; the encoded protein is MGVSSNEKVELVAYQLKHVAQTWYTQWRDNRTLRAGPISWEVFRRAFLDSFFPKEKREEKAEELINLRQRGVFNDIVEECCSVMIHDNMDISRLMVHAQQVEESRLKRKIGMRRARSYKGVSSPRSPRGRGGDSPSEKPTCVKYGKKQMGECIVGTDYSFGCGKSSHKVTDCHLVRGQGKGSNQAQACGPSSNAPKKKRFYAL